The Leptospira bouyouniensis genome contains a region encoding:
- a CDS encoding nicotinate-nicotinamide nucleotide adenylyltransferase, whose translation MSQEKAKSEDKLNVILFGGSFNPPHIGHRHVLSNILKQFPTSKVYICPNYVSPFKLNEKKFSKDEIWSLCLAEFESFLSTNVILWDEEIKKDQISFTIDTLKTLQLIEKNNPISLVIGEDNLSQFHQWKSYQNILELIDKLIVVRRHTNVPNSIECPNFISADQMIVLDNPIVTMSSQSIRNKPNDELELNSILPKTKELFLKFLGQNLSNH comes from the coding sequence ATGTCACAGGAAAAGGCCAAGTCAGAGGATAAATTAAATGTCATTTTGTTTGGAGGTAGTTTTAATCCTCCTCACATAGGGCATAGGCATGTGCTTTCAAATATCTTAAAACAATTCCCTACTTCCAAAGTATATATTTGTCCTAATTATGTTTCCCCTTTTAAACTAAATGAAAAAAAATTTTCTAAAGATGAAATATGGTCATTGTGTTTAGCTGAATTTGAATCATTTTTATCAACCAATGTAATCCTTTGGGATGAAGAAATTAAAAAGGATCAAATTAGTTTCACAATTGATACTCTTAAAACATTACAACTCATTGAAAAAAACAATCCAATTTCTTTAGTAATCGGTGAAGACAATTTAAGCCAATTTCACCAATGGAAATCATACCAAAATATATTAGAACTGATTGATAAGTTAATTGTTGTAAGACGTCATACAAATGTTCCAAATTCTATCGAATGTCCTAACTTTATTTCTGCAGATCAAATGATTGTATTAGATAATCCCATCGTCACGATGAGTAGCCAATCAATTCGGAATAAACCGAATGATGAGTTGGAACTAAATTCAATTTTACCAAAGACAAAAGAATTGTTTTTAAAATTTTTAGGACAAAATTTGTCGAATCATTAA
- the yqeK gene encoding bis(5'-nucleosyl)-tetraphosphatase (symmetrical) YqeK, producing MKEIKKTIEEWILFFETEVPKHVTETRWDHIKRVAFYSEELALIHGYEEPKKAYLAGLCHDITKQKKMDIHYELFIEFKVNTEGIPSQALHAYSAPLFINKHFGFFDPEFQSAIQSHTLGNLNPSLLDQIVYAADFLGSDYCQRLQELKDWTIKTKENLHFGIFMKAFKTISLLMEKKEMIHPYTFFTYNFSLQSLKENF from the coding sequence ATGAAAGAAATTAAAAAAACAATCGAGGAATGGATTCTTTTTTTTGAAACTGAAGTCCCAAAGCATGTAACGGAAACCAGGTGGGATCATATCAAACGAGTTGCATTTTATTCTGAAGAACTAGCTCTTATTCATGGATACGAGGAACCAAAAAAAGCATATTTAGCAGGTTTGTGTCACGATATTACCAAACAAAAAAAAATGGACATTCACTATGAGTTGTTTATTGAATTTAAGGTAAACACAGAAGGAATCCCTTCCCAGGCACTGCATGCTTATTCTGCTCCCCTTTTTATAAATAAACATTTTGGTTTTTTTGATCCTGAGTTCCAATCTGCTATCCAAAGCCACACGCTTGGGAACCTGAATCCTAGCTTACTTGATCAAATAGTTTATGCTGCTGATTTTTTGGGATCTGATTACTGCCAAAGATTACAAGAACTCAAAGACTGGACGATCAAAACAAAAGAAAATTTACATTTTGGCATTTTTATGAAAGCGTTCAAAACGATTTCCCTTCTAATGGAAAAAAAGGAAATGATTCACCCGTATACTTTTTTCACTTATAATTTTTCATTACAATCGCTTAAGGAAAACTTTTAA
- a CDS encoding LytR C-terminal domain-containing protein produces MLRETQEKQSIPAKTLLIIAGSFFLFALLFLLLKSKTGFSLDQKFSQSKRMPILFSVLGDKDEYLFSLYAEFYPNERKAALFFVNPKTSFDDGEKSLKEKGSSAPSYVESILEDTLDSNIPFKIVWTKEQFQNWINLLGGLQLFFEPKSLHITKNYLRNKESYVLDGEDCFDWMSSVSDETMLSYFRRLEIQETVFLTLLETIHEKRDTIGKQKVSYLHSQMTTNLSSKEWETFIDFLKKEKIQFGVSEVPGEPVLRPKTKDQILKANEETVKVAFYKFSSELRSPSFAEGERARIEVLNGTAKNGLARYGKVLLNDKGLKVLTVDNAWDSNFKSTVILNRSGNTHYTDMISDTFQGRKVYFSLRKDLGLDATVIIGEDFQNSKD; encoded by the coding sequence ATGTTACGTGAAACTCAAGAAAAACAATCCATTCCTGCAAAAACTCTTCTTATCATTGCAGGATCCTTTTTTCTTTTTGCACTTCTATTCTTACTGCTCAAATCAAAAACAGGATTTTCGTTAGATCAAAAATTTTCTCAAAGTAAACGGATGCCAATTTTATTTTCTGTTTTGGGTGATAAAGATGAATATTTATTCTCTCTATATGCAGAATTTTATCCTAATGAAAGAAAAGCTGCACTCTTTTTTGTAAACCCGAAAACGAGTTTCGATGATGGCGAAAAATCTCTCAAAGAAAAAGGTAGTTCGGCACCTTCCTATGTTGAATCCATATTAGAAGATACTCTTGATTCAAATATTCCATTCAAAATTGTTTGGACAAAAGAACAATTTCAGAATTGGATCAACCTACTTGGAGGATTACAACTTTTTTTTGAGCCTAAATCATTACACATAACTAAAAATTACTTAAGGAACAAAGAATCATATGTGTTAGATGGGGAAGATTGTTTTGATTGGATGAGTTCGGTTTCTGATGAAACAATGTTGTCATATTTTCGACGATTGGAAATCCAAGAAACTGTGTTTTTAACCTTATTGGAAACAATCCATGAAAAACGAGATACAATTGGAAAACAAAAAGTATCATATCTCCATAGCCAGATGACAACAAATTTGTCCTCGAAAGAGTGGGAAACTTTCATTGACTTTCTCAAAAAAGAAAAAATTCAGTTTGGAGTTTCGGAAGTACCTGGGGAACCAGTTTTACGCCCTAAAACCAAAGACCAAATTCTCAAAGCAAACGAAGAAACTGTGAAAGTTGCTTTTTACAAATTTTCCAGTGAACTAAGATCACCTTCATTTGCAGAAGGAGAACGAGCAAGAATCGAAGTCCTAAATGGGACTGCAAAAAATGGACTTGCCAGATATGGAAAAGTGTTACTCAATGATAAGGGTCTGAAAGTTCTCACCGTTGACAATGCTTGGGATTCCAATTTTAAATCCACTGTGATCTTAAATCGTTCAGGTAATACTCATTATACAGATATGATCTCTGATACATTTCAGGGTCGAAAGGTTTATTTTTCCTTACGAAAGGATTTGGGACTTGATGCGACCGTAATTATCGGAGAAGACTTTCAAAATTCCAAGGATTAA
- the rsfS gene encoding ribosome silencing factor, translating to MPNISNETLEHLKKIKQTLIEKKCENIQFLDLKDVHSYLSLFVIASVKTETQGRSCAKDIDKYMKPLKLAVKRQNFADLPKDATGWILLDYGEICVHIMTDEMRNYYSLDRLWGDATPITI from the coding sequence ATGCCAAACATTAGTAATGAAACTTTAGAACATCTAAAGAAAATCAAACAAACGTTAATTGAAAAAAAATGTGAAAACATTCAATTTTTAGATTTAAAAGATGTACATTCTTATTTATCTTTATTCGTCATTGCTTCGGTAAAAACAGAAACACAAGGCAGGTCCTGTGCTAAAGATATAGATAAGTATATGAAACCATTAAAATTAGCGGTCAAACGTCAAAATTTCGCAGACCTTCCAAAGGATGCGACAGGTTGGATCCTTCTTGATTACGGTGAAATTTGTGTACACATAATGACGGATGAGATGAGAAACTATTATTCATTAGATCGTCTTTGGGGTGATGCAACACCTATAACGATATAA
- a CDS encoding thioredoxin domain-containing protein translates to MANLSKKPNRLVHEKSPYLLQHAHNPVDWFPWGTEAFEKAKNEDKLIFLSIGYSTCHWCHVMERESFEDDSTAEVLNRDFVCIKLDREERPDIDKIYMDALHAMGTQGGWPLNMFLTPEKEPILGGTYFPKENRYGKRGFKEVLKLVTQTWKNQRGELIQAANDLTTYLKDNETRTNHGKVPGTEILTENFNRYWKVYDKEFFGFKTNSVNKFPPSMALNFLLDYYLIHKDNRALEMAFNTAYAMNCGGIYDQVGGGICRYATDHEWLVPHFEKMLYDNSLYVETLAKLFQITGEVYFLQVLEEMIQYIQRDMRLGIGGIASAEDADSEGLEGKFYVWKEDEIRTHITDEEILGFWNVTEEGNFEDHQNILNVYFKGKNPYLDGIQFKDGFKEKLQKAKEILLLERQKRVRPLRDDKILTSWNCLWIRALLSSYEVTGEKTYLNQSKEIYEFLLKYLVKEDGSILRRFRDGETKYLGTLPDYAEFIWVSLRLFQLDGNKIYFDYVLKVFQYLESHFSSDVGPYFESCDKNEDLIVRTLEGYDGVEPSGNSTMCHVFYLLHSLGFTHGEMEKKANSIFSYFLPELTQNSLSYPSMISAFQKFQTSSKEILVVYRNQTEEKINEIRRNLSKINDPTLVWLVVEETIGRSLENVLTLLQGRDAGSGIRYYVCQNQSCELPKDNWDEVIPLISL, encoded by the coding sequence GTGGCAAATTTGTCTAAAAAACCGAATCGTTTGGTTCATGAAAAAAGTCCTTATTTGTTACAACATGCACACAATCCTGTAGATTGGTTTCCGTGGGGGACGGAAGCCTTCGAGAAAGCAAAAAATGAGGACAAACTCATCTTTTTATCCATCGGTTATTCCACCTGCCACTGGTGCCATGTCATGGAACGTGAATCTTTTGAAGATGATTCCACCGCAGAAGTGTTAAACCGGGATTTTGTATGCATCAAGTTAGACAGAGAAGAACGTCCAGACATAGATAAAATTTATATGGATGCATTACATGCGATGGGTACACAAGGTGGTTGGCCTCTGAATATGTTCCTAACACCAGAAAAGGAACCCATACTTGGAGGTACATACTTTCCAAAAGAAAACCGTTATGGGAAAAGGGGTTTTAAAGAAGTATTAAAACTAGTAACACAAACTTGGAAAAACCAAAGAGGGGAACTCATCCAAGCTGCCAACGACTTAACCACCTATTTAAAAGATAACGAAACAAGAACAAATCATGGAAAAGTTCCTGGAACAGAAATTCTAACAGAAAATTTTAACCGTTACTGGAAAGTTTATGATAAAGAATTTTTCGGCTTCAAAACAAATTCAGTCAATAAATTCCCACCTAGTATGGCTCTTAATTTTTTATTGGATTATTACTTAATTCATAAAGACAATCGAGCTTTAGAAATGGCATTTAATACCGCTTATGCAATGAACTGTGGGGGGATTTATGACCAGGTGGGAGGTGGCATCTGTCGTTATGCGACGGATCACGAATGGTTAGTACCACATTTTGAAAAGATGTTATATGATAATTCATTATATGTTGAAACATTAGCAAAACTATTTCAAATCACTGGTGAAGTTTATTTTTTGCAAGTATTAGAAGAAATGATTCAATACATCCAAAGGGACATGCGCCTTGGAATTGGTGGGATTGCAAGCGCAGAAGACGCAGATTCGGAAGGATTAGAAGGCAAATTTTATGTCTGGAAAGAGGATGAAATTCGAACTCATATCACAGATGAAGAAATTTTGGGATTTTGGAATGTTACAGAAGAAGGGAATTTTGAAGATCACCAAAATATATTAAATGTATACTTTAAAGGAAAAAATCCCTACTTAGATGGAATTCAGTTCAAAGATGGGTTTAAAGAAAAATTACAAAAAGCAAAAGAAATTCTTTTGTTAGAAAGGCAAAAGCGTGTTCGTCCGTTACGTGATGACAAAATTTTAACTTCCTGGAATTGTTTATGGATACGCGCTTTACTTTCCAGTTACGAAGTTACGGGAGAAAAAACTTACCTTAACCAATCCAAAGAAATTTATGAATTTTTGCTTAAATATTTGGTCAAAGAAGATGGTTCCATTCTCAGAAGGTTTAGAGATGGTGAAACAAAATATTTAGGAACTTTACCTGATTATGCAGAATTCATCTGGGTATCACTTCGTTTGTTTCAGTTAGATGGAAATAAAATCTATTTTGACTATGTGTTAAAGGTCTTTCAATACCTTGAATCACATTTTAGTTCTGATGTGGGACCTTATTTTGAATCCTGTGATAAGAATGAAGATTTGATCGTGAGGACCTTGGAAGGGTATGATGGAGTAGAACCTTCTGGAAACTCAACAATGTGTCATGTATTTTACCTTTTACATTCACTTGGGTTTACTCATGGAGAAATGGAAAAAAAAGCGAATTCCATTTTCTCTTATTTTTTGCCTGAGCTCACTCAGAATTCTCTAAGTTATCCTTCAATGATTTCCGCGTTCCAAAAATTCCAAACATCTTCCAAAGAAATACTTGTTGTATACCGAAATCAAACAGAGGAAAAAATAAATGAGATCCGAAGAAATTTAAGTAAGATTAATGACCCAACTCTTGTTTGGCTTGTCGTCGAAGAAACAATTGGCAGGTCCTTAGAAAATGTCTTAACGTTATTACAAGGAAGAGATGCAGGTAGTGGAATTCGATACTATGTATGTCAAAACCAAAGTTGTGAACTACCGAAGGATAACTGGGATGAGGTTATCCCACTTATATCGTTATAG
- a CDS encoding TolC family protein — MQLAQWENGDVVPESLQGFGPKKLRLSIAQAIEQVIENNTIVQNAKLEIVKADSPEWKNESKYSWKALASIQSAKQILPNNRNNIFAGTIRSQDKISAGIEKQFKTGTYFKTEISSIRFDVNAFENPDPATAGFASLLAAPPMYTGAVSATLSQELLKYGFGKNEEEKEKLLKNQTLLVRENYINILTQLVVKILIDYWSLSIVDSRIATYEKVSKNTEEIRRLTLRKTGLGLSEGFEVNQWNQAYLKTQSLLEKAKVDRIEAERNLIRILNVDTSSSIEGVTDLSETLPTGINLKSDIAYALAHRTDYLLLKREREIAKLALSTALAEDDPSLLATVTYSSIGQNFLSPQENFIARQRGVTSFMFPQIAAELKMSYPLWDLGIKAAIRDAETNLKVNELKIQNLEQEIEQEITTRHEALVASHELLKDLQKTKRETEIFYNGLMERFRQGRYTAVNVKNALDSLANTELAVTQAKINFNINLVRYELAKNSLFEKYGLDLYSILEEVEKRAKLETDKL; from the coding sequence ATGCAACTTGCCCAATGGGAAAACGGTGATGTGGTACCGGAATCGTTACAGGGTTTTGGACCAAAAAAACTGAGACTTTCCATTGCCCAGGCCATAGAACAAGTCATCGAAAACAATACGATCGTCCAAAATGCAAAACTTGAGATTGTCAAAGCTGACAGTCCGGAATGGAAAAATGAGTCCAAATATTCTTGGAAAGCTTTGGCAAGTATTCAGTCAGCAAAACAAATCCTCCCAAATAACAGAAATAATATCTTTGCTGGAACCATTCGGTCTCAAGATAAAATCTCTGCGGGGATAGAAAAACAATTCAAAACCGGAACCTATTTCAAAACAGAAATCAGTTCCATTCGGTTTGATGTAAACGCCTTCGAAAATCCAGACCCAGCCACTGCTGGATTTGCAAGTTTACTTGCAGCTCCTCCGATGTATACTGGTGCCGTATCTGCCACTCTCTCCCAAGAGCTTCTCAAATATGGTTTTGGAAAAAATGAAGAAGAAAAAGAAAAACTTCTAAAAAACCAAACTTTACTCGTACGAGAAAATTATATTAATATCTTAACCCAACTCGTAGTCAAAATCCTCATTGATTATTGGTCCTTAAGTATTGTAGATTCTCGAATTGCGACGTATGAAAAAGTTTCTAAAAACACAGAAGAAATCAGAAGGTTAACACTTCGAAAAACTGGTCTTGGACTTTCCGAAGGTTTTGAAGTAAACCAGTGGAACCAAGCGTATTTAAAAACACAATCATTACTAGAAAAAGCAAAAGTGGATCGAATTGAAGCCGAGAGAAATTTGATCCGAATTTTAAATGTAGATACTTCTTCTTCGATCGAAGGCGTTACAGATTTAAGTGAAACATTACCAACAGGAATCAATTTAAAATCTGACATTGCTTATGCACTGGCACATAGAACAGACTACCTACTTCTCAAAAGAGAAAGAGAAATCGCAAAATTAGCTTTGAGCACAGCCCTAGCTGAAGATGATCCATCCTTACTTGCAACGGTGACCTATAGTTCTATTGGCCAAAATTTTTTATCACCACAAGAAAACTTCATCGCAAGGCAACGAGGTGTTACTTCCTTTATGTTCCCACAAATTGCGGCGGAATTAAAAATGTCATACCCATTATGGGATTTAGGAATCAAAGCAGCGATACGTGATGCCGAAACCAATTTAAAAGTTAACGAACTAAAAATCCAAAATCTTGAACAAGAAATTGAACAAGAAATAACAACTCGTCACGAAGCGTTGGTAGCAAGCCACGAATTATTAAAAGATTTACAAAAAACCAAACGGGAAACTGAGATTTTTTACAATGGTCTGATGGAAAGGTTTAGACAAGGTCGATATACAGCTGTTAACGTTAAAAATGCCCTTGACAGTTTAGCAAATACTGAACTTGCAGTGACCCAAGCCAAAATTAACTTTAATATCAATTTAGTTCGTTACGAGTTGGCAAAAAATTCTTTATTTGAAAAATATGGATTAGATTTATATTCCATTTTGGAAGAAGTCGAAAAACGTGCTAAACTTGAAACCGATAAATTATGA
- a CDS encoding M20 metallopeptidase family protein yields MKSFPTHRKDDLVRYRRAFHENPELKYEEKETANFAKTHLESLGFKVEDGIAETGLVSLFDSGIPGKTVLIRADMDALPIHEENTHTYKSRNEGKMHACGHDGHTSILLALSSDLKKDFQSFVPKGRVLLCFQPAEEGGSGADRMIESGILERYNVDAVFALHVWNHIDLGKVGVVNGTMMASVDEFKITIHGTSGHGAMPQHTVDPIVVGSHLVTALQTLVSRNVDPLEPCVVTVGSFHSGNAFNVIPETATLHGTVRTYSKSVYEMIPTRMEQLVKQVGAGFGADIHLEYKRIDKPTINDPVMADVVRKAAKTILGDNCLTEENTRTMGGEDFSAFLMQRPGCYFFIGSRNEEKGFIHPHHSSFFDFDEDALPIGLSVMKQVIHTYLQEF; encoded by the coding sequence ATGAAATCGTTTCCAACACATAGAAAGGATGATTTGGTTCGTTATCGCAGGGCTTTCCATGAAAATCCAGAGCTCAAATACGAAGAAAAAGAAACAGCAAATTTCGCCAAAACACACCTTGAATCACTTGGTTTTAAAGTAGAAGACGGAATCGCAGAAACAGGACTTGTCAGTTTATTTGATTCTGGTATTCCAGGAAAAACAGTTCTCATTCGGGCTGATATGGATGCACTCCCTATCCACGAAGAAAATACTCATACCTATAAAAGCCGAAATGAAGGTAAAATGCATGCCTGCGGTCATGATGGTCATACTAGCATCTTACTTGCTTTATCTTCAGATTTAAAAAAGGATTTTCAAAGTTTTGTACCGAAAGGTAGAGTTTTACTCTGTTTCCAACCAGCTGAAGAAGGTGGATCAGGAGCAGACAGAATGATTGAGTCTGGAATTTTAGAACGTTACAATGTTGACGCAGTATTTGCCTTACATGTTTGGAACCATATCGATTTAGGGAAAGTCGGTGTTGTGAATGGAACCATGATGGCTTCTGTCGATGAATTCAAAATTACAATTCATGGAACATCGGGACATGGTGCTATGCCACAACACACAGTGGATCCAATTGTTGTTGGAAGTCACTTAGTAACCGCCTTACAAACATTAGTTTCTAGAAATGTGGATCCTCTGGAACCTTGTGTAGTCACCGTAGGTTCATTCCATTCAGGAAATGCATTTAATGTAATTCCAGAGACTGCCACTCTCCATGGGACTGTTAGAACGTATTCAAAATCCGTGTATGAAATGATCCCTACACGTATGGAACAGCTCGTGAAACAAGTTGGGGCTGGGTTTGGAGCCGACATTCACCTCGAATATAAAAGAATTGATAAACCAACCATCAATGATCCCGTCATGGCTGATGTCGTACGAAAAGCTGCCAAAACGATTCTAGGAGACAACTGTCTTACAGAAGAAAATACTAGAACCATGGGTGGAGAAGATTTTTCTGCTTTTTTAATGCAAAGACCTGGTTGTTATTTTTTTATTGGGTCTAGAAATGAAGAAAAAGGTTTCATTCACCCTCATCATAGTTCTTTTTTTGATTTTGATGAAGATGCTCTACCGATCGGATTATCTGTGATGAAACAGGTCATCCATACCTATCTCCAAGAATTTTAA
- a CDS encoding enoyl-CoA hydratase/isomerase family protein produces MISFELNEGIGFIKLAINDKNSFSNESFLALKKAIQDAKESSAKVVVLRSESNGSFSLGLDLTTVSTMDMSKDLAPFLELFYHNLTELYQLPMPTIAEVSGHALGYGAMLALVCDYRFATSDIRFGLPEVKIGIQVPSFVYALMGEAVGYDVAKRHVLLGDAFKAKEMPTLFEDITESDEDLKKKSKSLQTKLKKNSYSAMKDTKSGILSVHKPLLSLVKDDVTNTIKSIQSADAKEGISASVEVRRPVFTS; encoded by the coding sequence ATGATTAGTTTCGAACTCAATGAAGGAATCGGATTCATAAAACTTGCAATTAACGACAAGAACAGTTTTTCGAATGAATCTTTTTTGGCCTTAAAAAAAGCAATCCAAGATGCAAAGGAATCCAGTGCAAAAGTAGTTGTTTTGAGAAGTGAATCGAATGGTTCCTTTTCTTTAGGACTCGATCTCACCACTGTCAGTACAATGGATATGTCAAAAGACTTGGCTCCTTTTTTAGAATTGTTTTATCATAACCTTACCGAACTTTACCAATTGCCAATGCCTACGATTGCTGAAGTTTCCGGTCATGCTTTAGGTTATGGAGCCATGTTGGCACTTGTCTGCGATTACCGATTTGCAACTTCAGACATTCGGTTTGGATTACCTGAAGTGAAAATAGGAATCCAAGTCCCTTCCTTTGTGTATGCACTCATGGGTGAAGCAGTCGGGTATGACGTAGCCAAACGGCATGTATTACTCGGTGATGCATTTAAAGCAAAAGAAATGCCTACTCTTTTTGAAGACATTACGGAATCGGATGAAGATTTAAAAAAGAAATCTAAATCCTTACAAACAAAGCTTAAAAAGAATTCTTACTCTGCGATGAAAGATACAAAAAGTGGAATTTTAAGTGTTCATAAACCTCTTCTATCTCTTGTCAAAGATGACGTAACAAACACCATCAAAAGTATCCAATCGGCAGATGCAAAAGAAGGTATATCTGCTTCAGTAGAAGTGAGAAGGCCTGTTTTTACTTCATAA
- a CDS encoding MarR family winged helix-turn-helix transcriptional regulator — MARELPKRFRSVRYFDRISSEIADIVRTEMEKLGYPGLTTSHFEILTFLIRTSNPINMTQIAKTIEKTKPTCTVLVNRLVKEGLVDRNPSPSDGREWAILLSKDGKKIRQKIVTISAKLLSLQTWGISKENEDILYPILDQIYKHIRNRKGIE, encoded by the coding sequence ATGGCAAGAGAACTTCCAAAACGCTTTCGGTCTGTTCGGTATTTTGATCGTATTAGTTCCGAGATTGCAGATATCGTCAGAACAGAAATGGAAAAATTAGGATACCCGGGTCTTACTACTTCTCATTTTGAAATTTTGACATTTTTGATCCGTACTTCAAATCCCATCAATATGACTCAAATTGCAAAAACAATTGAGAAAACAAAACCGACATGTACAGTACTTGTTAATCGACTCGTAAAAGAGGGGTTAGTCGACAGAAATCCTTCGCCAAGTGACGGTCGTGAATGGGCAATTTTACTATCAAAAGATGGAAAAAAGATTCGGCAAAAAATCGTTACAATTTCAGCAAAACTTCTTTCTTTACAAACTTGGGGGATATCAAAAGAAAACGAGGATATTTTGTATCCTATCCTCGATCAAATTTATAAACACATTCGGAATCGAAAAGGTATCGAATAA
- a CDS encoding aminopeptidase P N-terminal domain-containing protein has product MKQPTMKSKEFDSELFRKRIIKIQKKLKKGEILILFAASHKIRNRDVEYKFRQNSDFYYLTGIKEEDSIFILTSDSAGMFCLPKDKEKEIWTGIRLGKDKIKSMLGLDYTYDLSEWEKQKSAILIDHHTLYYFFGENPERDREILQEIKTLSERAREGKFGPHRIEHPHFLHEERLTKSKEEIQILKNASEITKFGHMRIMRESKPGMYEYELEALLEQEYLKYGSIGGGYGHIVASGQNACILHYVNNDDLLLEGDLVLVDSGAEWNYYTADVTRVFPVGKKFSEAQKTIYEVVLYAQKNAIRQSIAGVPFNDVHDKTVRFLADCLREMGFLKGNLEEIIEKQSFKKFYMHRTGHYLGMDVHDVGRYFLDGKSRPLKDGQVVTVEPGLYFDPNDESIPKEFRGIGIRIEDDILINGKEPINLTESIPKEIVEIEALKA; this is encoded by the coding sequence ATGAAACAACCGACAATGAAATCAAAGGAATTTGATTCTGAACTCTTTCGAAAGCGGATCATCAAAATTCAAAAAAAGCTTAAAAAAGGTGAAATCCTGATTTTATTCGCGGCAAGTCATAAAATACGCAATCGTGATGTTGAGTATAAATTTAGACAAAATTCTGATTTTTATTACCTCACTGGAATCAAGGAAGAAGATTCCATTTTCATTCTTACTAGTGACTCGGCAGGTATGTTTTGTTTACCAAAGGATAAGGAAAAAGAAATTTGGACAGGCATACGATTAGGAAAAGATAAAATCAAATCAATGTTAGGCTTAGATTATACTTACGATTTGAGTGAATGGGAGAAACAAAAATCAGCTATTTTAATCGATCATCATACACTTTACTATTTTTTTGGCGAAAATCCAGAAAGAGACCGTGAAATCTTACAAGAAATCAAAACTCTTTCCGAAAGGGCGAGAGAGGGAAAATTTGGTCCACATCGGATTGAACATCCTCATTTTTTACATGAGGAAAGACTCACCAAATCAAAAGAAGAAATTCAAATTTTAAAAAATGCATCTGAAATTACTAAATTTGGGCATATGCGTATTATGCGAGAAAGTAAACCAGGAATGTATGAATACGAATTGGAAGCATTACTCGAACAAGAATATTTAAAATATGGTTCGATAGGTGGTGGTTATGGACATATTGTTGCTTCAGGGCAAAATGCATGTATCTTACATTATGTTAACAACGATGATTTATTATTAGAAGGAGATCTGGTTTTAGTTGATTCAGGGGCAGAATGGAATTATTATACAGCGGATGTGACCCGAGTTTTTCCTGTTGGAAAAAAATTTTCAGAAGCCCAAAAAACAATTTATGAGGTGGTTCTCTATGCTCAAAAAAATGCAATCCGACAATCCATCGCAGGTGTTCCATTTAATGATGTGCATGATAAAACAGTCAGATTCCTTGCTGATTGTCTTCGAGAAATGGGTTTTTTAAAGGGAAATTTAGAGGAAATCATAGAAAAACAATCATTCAAAAAGTTTTATATGCATCGAACAGGCCATTATTTAGGTATGGATGTACATGATGTAGGTAGGTATTTTTTAGATGGAAAGTCTAGACCTTTAAAAGATGGTCAGGTTGTTACCGTCGAACCAGGGTTATATTTTGATCCAAACGATGAATCGATCCCAAAAGAATTCAGAGGGATTGGAATCCGCATTGAGGATGACATTCTCATAAATGGAAAAGAACCCATCAATTTGACTGAATCTATTCCGAAAGAAATTGTTGAGATTGAAGCTTTAAAAGCTTAA